The Saccharopolyspora gloriosae genome has a segment encoding these proteins:
- a CDS encoding oligopeptide:H+ symporter — MSTPTVADAPQQGFFGHPRALSTLFFTEMWERFSYYGMRGILALYLYTAIQDGGLGLPETTATSLVSAYGASVYLTGVAGGWLADRLLGARSAVFWGGVLIMFGHIAMAVPGGLTTTGIGIILIIAGTGLLKPNVSKMVGDLYTEQDQRRDSGFSIFYMGINLGGFAGPLIAGLLQSEIGFHWGFGAAAVGMALGLVQYVLGRGNLSSVSQVPANPLPAEHKGGVLGRAGGIAALFVVVLVGLVGTGTIGLGGLVNLVTVISAVLPIVYFAVMLSSKQITKVERDRLVAYIPLFLATALFFLLFEQQASTLVIVTDMQTTNEVFGWEFPVSWFQSINSLAIIILAPVFAALWLKLADRQPSTPIKFVGGVVFVGLGFLWAVLSGFITNADGKQLALVVAMVFVVLTIGELMISPVGLSVTTKLAPAVFSSQTMGLYFLAPAMGQGIGAQVVKLYDPANQTLYFGVIGLATIACGGLLALAAPKIKKLMHGVP, encoded by the coding sequence GTGAGTACCCCCACGGTTGCGGACGCGCCGCAGCAGGGCTTTTTCGGGCACCCGCGGGCATTGTCCACACTGTTCTTCACCGAGATGTGGGAGCGCTTCTCCTACTACGGGATGCGCGGAATCCTCGCGCTGTACCTGTACACCGCGATACAGGACGGTGGTCTCGGACTGCCGGAGACCACCGCCACCTCGCTGGTGTCCGCCTACGGCGCCTCGGTCTACCTGACCGGTGTCGCGGGCGGCTGGCTGGCCGACCGCCTGCTCGGCGCCCGCAGTGCGGTGTTCTGGGGCGGCGTGCTGATCATGTTCGGGCACATCGCGATGGCGGTGCCCGGCGGCCTGACCACCACCGGCATCGGCATCATCCTGATCATCGCCGGTACCGGTCTGCTCAAGCCGAACGTGTCCAAGATGGTCGGTGACCTCTACACCGAGCAGGACCAGCGTCGCGACTCCGGGTTCTCGATCTTCTACATGGGCATCAACCTCGGCGGTTTCGCCGGGCCGTTGATCGCCGGGCTGCTGCAGTCCGAGATCGGGTTCCACTGGGGCTTCGGCGCTGCCGCGGTCGGCATGGCGCTCGGTCTCGTGCAGTACGTGCTGGGCAGGGGCAACCTCTCCAGCGTCAGCCAGGTCCCCGCCAACCCGCTGCCCGCCGAGCACAAGGGCGGCGTGCTGGGGCGTGCCGGTGGCATCGCGGCCCTGTTCGTCGTGGTGCTCGTGGGCCTGGTCGGCACCGGGACGATCGGGCTGGGCGGCCTGGTCAACCTGGTGACGGTGATCTCGGCCGTGCTGCCGATCGTCTACTTCGCGGTGATGCTCAGCAGCAAGCAGATCACCAAGGTCGAGCGGGACCGGCTGGTCGCCTACATCCCGCTGTTCCTCGCGACGGCCCTGTTCTTCCTGCTCTTCGAGCAGCAGGCGAGCACGCTGGTGATCGTCACCGACATGCAGACCACCAACGAGGTGTTCGGCTGGGAGTTCCCGGTCAGCTGGTTCCAGTCGATCAACTCGCTGGCGATCATCATCCTGGCGCCGGTGTTCGCCGCGCTGTGGCTCAAGCTGGCCGACCGCCAGCCGAGCACGCCGATCAAGTTCGTCGGCGGCGTCGTGTTCGTCGGCCTCGGGTTCCTGTGGGCCGTGCTGTCCGGTTTCATCACCAACGCCGATGGCAAGCAGCTCGCGCTGGTCGTGGCGATGGTCTTCGTCGTCCTCACCATCGGTGAGCTGATGATCTCTCCGGTGGGCCTGTCGGTGACCACGAAGCTCGCGCCGGCGGTGTTCTCCTCGCAGACGATGGGCCTGTACTTCTTGGCGCCCGCGATGGGGCAGGGCATCGGAGCGCAGGTGGTCAAGCTCTACGACCCGGCGAACCAGACCCTGTACTTCGGTGTGATCGGTCTGGCCACCATCGCCTGCGGTGGTCTGCTCGCACTGGCCGCACCCAAGATCAAGAAGCTGATGCACGGAGTGCCGTGA